In one window of Deinobacterium chartae DNA:
- the tsaD gene encoding tRNA (adenosine(37)-N6)-threonylcarbamoyltransferase complex transferase subunit TsaD codes for MSSKPPLILGIDTSCDDTGVGLVALEDGGPRVLANAVYSQSVHRSYGGVMPELASREHVERIRPTLDAALEEAGVRLQDVTLVAATRGPGLVGALLVGLTYAKGLAQGLGVPFRAVHHLEGHIAAAAAEGEPLEYPHLALVVSGGHTHLFDVHGPGDYRLVGATRDDAAGEAFDKVARLIGLGYPGGPAISRAAENGDASAVELPRPLQGQKGFDFSFSGLKTAALLAHRAGARPEDLAAAFQARAVEALVTTTRRAAVALERRAIVVSGGVAANRALREAFADTARRYRLEVRFPPGRLNTDNGAMIALSALRFLHDSASDADFEADAEAYLPLAAGPAPASLR; via the coding sequence GTGAGCAGCAAGCCCCCCCTGATCCTCGGCATCGACACCTCCTGCGACGACACCGGCGTCGGCCTCGTGGCCCTCGAGGACGGTGGACCGCGCGTGCTGGCAAACGCGGTCTACAGCCAGAGCGTTCACCGCAGCTACGGTGGCGTGATGCCCGAACTGGCCAGCCGCGAGCACGTCGAACGCATCCGACCCACCCTGGACGCGGCCCTCGAGGAGGCCGGCGTGCGCCTGCAAGATGTCACGCTGGTGGCCGCCACCCGGGGCCCCGGACTGGTGGGTGCGCTGCTGGTCGGCCTGACCTACGCCAAGGGCTTGGCGCAGGGCCTGGGCGTTCCCTTCCGGGCCGTGCACCACCTCGAGGGCCACATCGCGGCTGCGGCCGCCGAGGGTGAGCCGCTCGAGTATCCGCACCTGGCGCTGGTGGTCTCGGGCGGGCACACCCACCTGTTCGACGTGCACGGCCCCGGCGACTACCGCCTGGTCGGGGCAACCCGAGATGATGCGGCCGGCGAGGCCTTCGACAAGGTGGCGCGCCTGATCGGGCTGGGCTACCCGGGTGGCCCGGCCATCTCGCGCGCCGCCGAGAACGGGGATGCCTCGGCGGTCGAACTGCCCCGTCCGCTGCAGGGCCAGAAGGGCTTTGACTTCTCGTTCAGCGGCCTCAAGACCGCCGCTCTGCTGGCCCACCGCGCCGGAGCGCGGCCCGAGGACCTCGCAGCGGCCTTCCAGGCCCGCGCGGTGGAGGCGCTGGTCACCACCACCCGCCGCGCCGCCGTCGCTCTGGAGCGCCGCGCCATCGTGGTCTCGGGCGGTGTGGCCGCCAACCGCGCACTGCGCGAGGCTTTTGCGGACACTGCGCGCCGTTACCGCCTCGAGGTGCGCTTTCCGCCCGGCCGTCTGAACACCGATAACGGTGCCATGATCGCGCTCTCAGCCCTGCGCTTCCTGCACGATTCCGCTTCGGACGCGGACTTCGAGGCGGACGCCGAGGCCTACCTGCCGCTGGCCGCTGGACCTGCGCCTGCTTCCCTGCGCTGA
- a CDS encoding undecaprenyl-diphosphate phosphatase, with protein sequence MSNPVAAAISGVVEGVTEFLPISSTGHLIVTSAVLNYQTTGAFEVIIQIGAIFAVLWFYRLQLVQQARQLSTHAEVRRFWLGVIVAFLPAAAIGFLLGDFIERVLFSPQVVAVSLIVGGIVLWIVESRPRTPVTQEATQITLRQSLIIGLAQLCALVPGVSRSASTIVGGMLTGLSRPAATTFSFYLSIPTLGGASLYSLLKDWDAIRTQGFADIAIGMVTSFVVALLAIGWLLRFISKNDFKGFAVYRIIAGTVILVFFALRG encoded by the coding sequence ATGTCTAATCCGGTCGCAGCCGCCATCTCAGGCGTCGTCGAGGGCGTCACCGAGTTCTTACCCATCTCGTCTACCGGCCACCTGATCGTCACCTCGGCCGTTTTGAACTATCAGACCACCGGAGCGTTCGAAGTCATCATCCAGATCGGGGCAATTTTCGCGGTGCTGTGGTTTTACCGCCTGCAGCTCGTGCAGCAGGCGCGGCAACTGTCCACGCACGCCGAGGTCCGGCGCTTCTGGCTGGGCGTGATCGTGGCTTTCCTGCCCGCTGCGGCCATCGGTTTCCTGCTGGGCGACTTCATCGAGCGGGTGCTGTTCTCGCCGCAGGTCGTGGCGGTGTCCCTGATCGTAGGCGGCATCGTGCTGTGGATCGTGGAGTCCCGCCCGCGTACCCCGGTGACCCAGGAGGCGACCCAGATCACCCTGCGCCAGTCGCTGATCATCGGCTTGGCACAGCTCTGTGCGCTGGTTCCGGGCGTGTCGCGCTCGGCGTCTACCATCGTGGGCGGCATGCTGACCGGCCTGAGCCGCCCGGCTGCCACCACTTTCTCGTTTTACCTCTCGATCCCCACCTTGGGCGGGGCCTCGCTGTACTCGCTGCTCAAGGACTGGGATGCCATTCGCACGCAAGGCTTTGCTGACATCGCCATCGGCATGGTGACCTCGTTTGTGGTGGCCCTGCTGGCCATCGGTTGGCTGCTGCGTTTCATCTCCAAGAACGACTTTAAGGGCTTTGCGGTTTACCGCATCATCGCCGGAACCGTCATTCTGGTGTTCTTCGCACTGCGCGGCTGA